From the Theobroma cacao cultivar B97-61/B2 chromosome 2, Criollo_cocoa_genome_V2, whole genome shotgun sequence genome, one window contains:
- the LOC18610499 gene encoding ubiquitin receptor RAD23c: MKIFVKTLKGSHFDVEVKAEDVVSDVKKNIETVQGADVYPAAQQMLIHKGKVLKDDTTLAENSVTENSFIVIMLTKNKSSSGEGSTASTAPTTKAPQASVPPPAPTPASTAPVATTAPAAPVTESAPVASSTPASESDVYGQAASNLVAGSHLEGAIQQILDMGGGTWDRDIVVRALRAAYNNPERAVEYLYSGIPEQAEVPPVARAPVVGQATNPPAQPQQPAQVSPVPTSGPNANPLDLFPQGLPNMGAGGGAGAGTLDFLRNSQQFQALRAMVQANPQILQPMLQELGKQNPHLMRLIQEHQADFLRLINEPAEGGEGNILGQLAEAMPQAVQVTPEEREAIERLEAMGFDRATVLQVFFACNKNEELAANYLLDHMHEFED; this comes from the exons ATGAAGATTTTCGTCAAAACTCTCAAAGGCTCTCACTTCGATGTCGAAGTCAAAGCCGAAGATGTG GTTTCTGATGTAAAAAAGAACATAGAAACTGTTCAAGGAGCAGATGTTTATCCTGCTGCACAACAAATGCTTATCCATAAGGGGAAAGTTCTTAAAGATGACACGACACTGGCTGAGAACAGTGTCACTGAAAATAGCTTTATTGTCATCATGTTAACTAAG AATAAGAGTTCATCTGGTGAGGGTTCAACTGCTTCAACAGCTCCTACAACTAAA GCTCCCCAGGCAAGTGTACCTCCGCCAGCCCCAACACCAGCTTCTACTGCACCTGTTGCAACTACAGCTCC GGCTGCACCTGTCACTGAATCTGCTCCTGTTGCTTCAAGTACTCCTGC GTCAGAATCTGATGTTTATGGCCAAGCAGCATCCAATCTGGTTGCAGGAAGTCACTTAGAGGGAGCAATTCAGCAAATTCTTGATATGGGTGGAGGGACCTGGGATAGGGATATTGTTGTACGCGCTCTTCGTGCTGCTTATAATAACCCTGAAAGAGCTGTTGAATATTTGTATTCT GGTATCCCTGAGCAAGCTGAAGTTCCACCTGTGGCCCGTGCCCCTGTAGTTGGGCAAGCCACTAACCCTCCAGCACAGCCTCAACAGCCTGCACAAGTGTCACCTGTTCCTACAAGTGGACCCAATGCAAATCCATTAGACCTCTTTCCTCAG GGCCTTCCCAATATGGGTGCAGGTGGTGGTGCTGGGGCAGGCACTCTTGATTTTTTGCGTAACAGTCAACAg TTTCAAGCTTTGCGAGCGATGGTGCAGGCCAACCCACAAATATTGCAG CCTATGCTTCAGGAGTTGGGGAAACAAAATCCTCATTTAATGAGGCTTATTCAAGAGCATCAGGCTGATTTTCTTCGCCTGATTAATGAACCTGCTGAAGGTGGAGAGGG GAACATTTTGGGGCAATTAGCCGAGGCGATGCCGCAAGCTGTACAAGTGACGCCTGAGGAACGTGAAGCCATAGAACGG CTTGAAGCCATGGGCTTTGATCGAGCGACCGTGCTCCAGGTGTTCTTTGCCTGCAACAAGAATGAAGAACTGGCTGCCAACTACCTTTTAGATCATATGCATGAGTTTGAGGATTGA
- the LOC18610497 gene encoding uncharacterized protein LOC18610497, with product MEELNSKKRVRDDSAESELDSPEVKRLRDDLLDFLDDSDSVPVNQDLASVMKSFEEEISAAASTATVPVPLVDLTSDSGESQPDLGYLLEASDDELGLPPPAGTTTGSEELSSEVTELALVDSDSSSGIGELWRFEDQIPNYESFEFGIGDHLNGDHVAYCGLYEYSDVDVYYDSSECAGSLWRPETLSAE from the coding sequence atgGAAGAGTTAAACAGCAAGAAGCGAGTTAGAGATGACTCGGCCGAGTCGGAGCTGGACTCGCCTGAGGTCAAGAGGCTTAGAGATGATTTGTTAGATTTTCTCGATGATTCGGATTCTGTGCCTGTTAATCAAGACCTCGCTTCCGTAATGAAGAGTTTCGAAGAGGAGATATCCGCGGCGGCATCGACCGCGACGGTACCGGTGCCGCTGGTGGATCTGACATCGGATTCCGGCGAGTCTCAACCGGATCTCGGTTACCTTTTGGAGGCTTCCGATGATGAGCTTGGTTTGCCTCCTCCTGCAGGTACTACGACTGGTAGTGAGGAGTTGAGCAGCGAGGTGACTGAGCTGGCTCTTGTCGACTCTGACTCTTCGTCGGGAATCGGTGAGCTCTGGAGGTTTGAGGATCAGATCCCTAACTATGAATCGTTCGAGTTTGGAATCGGAGACCATTTGAATGGGGACCACGTGGCGTATTGCGGATTGTACGAGTATTCCGACGTCGATGTCTATTATGATTCCTCCGAGTGTGCTGGCTCGTTATGGCGGCCGGAAACTCTGTCGGCGGAGTAA
- the LOC18610500 gene encoding protein NRT1/ PTR FAMILY 3.1, which yields MEKKDSFGGSENVADQQSDRPVDENKGGIKTMPFILVNEICEKFAMVGFIKNMVNYLTEQLHMPLTKAANTVTNFNGTSSLTPLLGAFIADSYAGKFWTITLATAIYLLGMISLTLSAALPQLRPPPCEGDQVCQEANGRQLAVLYLSLLLAAIGSGGIRPCVAAFGADQFVEEDPRHPKKTWVFFNWYYFVLGASILLASTVLVYVQDNVGWSWGLGIPTVAMASSIIVFLIGYPLYRNLDPAGSPYTRVLQVFVSAFKKRKIPLISDPKFLYVNEELDASISTDGLLLHTKQFKFLDKAAIVTEADTLKSSEKPNFWRLNTVHRVEELKSILRMFPIWAAGILFATSSAQQSTFSLQQANSMDRHLTKSFEIPSASMSVFAMFSMLITIVLYDRLLVPVARRLTGLDRGINFLHRMAIGFFISILATLVAGFIEVKRKHAASVNGLINSPKSTIPISVFWLVPQHSLHGIAEAFMMIGHLEFFYNQAPESMRSTASALFWTSISAGDYTSTLLVTLVHKFTDWLPNKNLNKGKLEYFYWLLTVLQVLNIVYYLMCAKFYTFKPLQSKKTEDCGEGVELASQV from the exons ATGGAGAAGAAAGATAGCTTTGGAGGTTCTGAAAATGTGGCTGATCAGCAGAGTGACAGACCTGTCGATGAGAATAAGGGTGGGATTAAGACAATGCCCTTCATCTTAG TGAATGAAATATGCGAGAAATTCGCAATGGTGGGATTCATTAAAAACATGGTTAACTACCTGACAGAGCAGCTTCATATGCCACTGACAAAAGCAGCCAACACAGTCACTAACTTCAATGGTACCTCCAGCTTAACGCCATTGCTTGGGGCTTTCATTGCTGATTCATATGCTGGGAAATTCTGGACTATCACTCTTGCAACAGCTATATACCTGCTA GGAATGATAAGCCTAACACTCTCAGCAGCGCTGCCACAGCTAAGGCCACCACCATGTGAAGGTGACCAAGTTTGCCAAGAAGCCAATGGCAGACAATTGGCTGTTCTCTACCTGTCTCTTCTACTTGCAGCAATAGGATCAGGCGGGATCCGGCCATGCGTGGCGGCGTTTGGGGCGGACCAATTTGTTGAGGAGGACCCTAGGCATCCTAAGAAGACATGGGTGTTCTTCAATTGGTACTACTTTGTATTGGGAGCCTCAATACTATTGGCATCAACTGTGCTTGTCTATGTTCAAGACAATGTTGGATGGAGCTGGGGCCTCGGGATTCCTACCGTTGCCATGGCCTCGTCAATAATCGTTTTTCTGATTGGTTACCCTCTTTACCGAAATCTGGATCCTGCCGGATCTCCGTACACTCGTGTGTTACAAGTCTTTGTTTCCGCATTTAAGAAGAGAAAGATTCCCTTGATTTCTGATcctaaatttttgtatgtgaACGAGGAGCTTGATGCCTCAATTTCCACCGATGGTCTGCTTCTTCATACAAAACAATTCAA ATTTTTGGACAAGGCTGCAATCGTGACTGAAGCTGATACCCTCAAATCGTCAGAAAAACCGAATTTTTGGAGACTGAACACCGTTCATAGAGTTGAAGAGTTGAAATCTATATTAAGAATGTTCCCAATTTGGGCAGCTGGTATTCTCTTTGCAACATCCTCTGCTCAACAAAGCACGTTTTCACTTCAGCAAGCCAACTCAATGGACAGACACCTCACGAAGTCCTTTGAAATCCCTTCCGCCTCCATGTCCGTCTTCGCCATGTTCTCCATGCTCATCACAATAGTCTTATACGACCGCCTGCTGGTCCCTGTTGCCCGCAGGTTAACAGGGCTCGACCGAGGCATAAACTTCCTGCACCGGATGGCTATAGgctttttcatttcaattcTAGCAACTCTAGTCGCTGGATTCAttgaagtgaagaggaaacATGCAGCCTCAGTGAATGGTCTTATTAACAGCCCAAAATCCACAATTCCCATCTCAGTTTTCTGGCTTGTGCCACAACATAGCCTCCATGGTATTGCCGAGGCTTTCATGATGATTGGTCACCTGGAATTTTTCTATAACCAAGCCCCGGAGAGCATGAGGAGCACAGCTTCAGCTTTGTTCTGGACATCGATCTCGGCTGGGGACTACACAAGCACACTCCTGGTTACCCTAGTGCACAAGTTCACCGACTGGCTTcctaataagaacttgaataAGGGAAAGTTG